Proteins found in one Kineosporia sp. NBRC 101731 genomic segment:
- a CDS encoding MFS transporter, whose translation MSFFIESLLPSVITGEATVRRSPAGDQGPGGTNEADGADRVGELAPRHLSERHDVMTDTSRDETHRGIRATYAAFIATGFIFASWASRIPQFKEQLGLSAGQLGLVLLSIAIGSLVALPMAGAIVTRFGSRRTVATLAVLDGAALAVVALGYEAGVPVVVLGLVLFGFAQGGWDVAMNVQGAVVERRLGRAIMPRFHAGFSLGTVAGALLSALMVGLGVPVPLHLLVVAAVVAAYVPVAVRSFVPDTEPEPESEPASVKTSPLLAWTEPRTLLIGLFVLTFAFAEGTSNDWASVALIDGHGTSDTVGTLGFAVVLVAMTAGRWFGPHLLDRYGRAGLLQIMAVTAAAGLLLFVYAPTVPLAFVGTVFWGLGTALGFPVGMSAAADEPTRAPARVSVVASIGYCAFLGGPPLVGLLGDVFSVLTALLAVVVAMVVAVLVAPATKPPATASE comes from the coding sequence ATGAGCTTCTTCATCGAGTCGCTCCTGCCGTCGGTGATCACCGGTGAGGCGACGGTACGCCGTTCTCCGGCGGGGGACCAGGGACCGGGTGGGACGAACGAGGCGGACGGCGCGGATAGGGTCGGCGAGCTCGCCCCCAGACACCTTTCCGAGAGGCACGACGTCATGACCGACACCAGCCGTGACGAGACGCATCGGGGCATCCGGGCCACCTATGCCGCGTTCATCGCCACCGGTTTCATCTTCGCGAGCTGGGCGTCGCGCATTCCGCAGTTCAAGGAGCAGCTCGGGCTGAGTGCCGGGCAGCTCGGGCTGGTGCTGCTGTCGATCGCGATCGGCTCGCTGGTCGCCCTGCCGATGGCCGGAGCGATCGTCACCCGGTTCGGATCCCGGCGCACCGTGGCCACTCTCGCCGTCCTGGACGGTGCGGCGCTGGCCGTGGTCGCCCTCGGTTACGAGGCCGGGGTGCCGGTCGTGGTGCTGGGTCTGGTGCTGTTCGGGTTCGCCCAGGGCGGCTGGGACGTCGCGATGAATGTGCAGGGCGCCGTGGTGGAACGCCGTCTGGGCCGGGCGATCATGCCACGTTTCCATGCCGGGTTCAGCCTCGGAACGGTGGCGGGGGCCCTGCTCAGCGCCCTGATGGTCGGGCTCGGCGTGCCGGTGCCGCTGCACCTGCTGGTGGTCGCGGCGGTGGTCGCGGCTTACGTACCGGTCGCGGTCCGTTCCTTCGTGCCCGACACCGAACCCGAGCCGGAGAGCGAACCGGCGTCCGTGAAGACCTCACCGTTGCTGGCCTGGACCGAGCCGCGCACCCTGCTGATCGGCCTGTTCGTGCTGACGTTCGCGTTCGCCGAGGGCACGTCCAACGACTGGGCCAGCGTGGCCCTGATCGACGGGCACGGTACCTCTGACACCGTCGGCACGCTCGGGTTCGCCGTGGTGCTCGTCGCGATGACGGCCGGGCGCTGGTTCGGCCCGCACCTCCTGGACCGCTACGGCCGCGCCGGGCTGCTGCAGATCATGGCCGTGACCGCCGCGGCCGGGCTGCTGCTCTTCGTCTACGCGCCCACCGTGCCGCTGGCCTTCGTGGGCACGGTCTTCTGGGGGCTCGGTACGGCGCTCGGTTTCCCGGTGGGGATGAGCGCCGCCGCGGACGAGCCCACCCGGGCACCGGCGCGGGTGAGCGTCGTCGCGTCCATCGGCTACTGCGCCTTCCTCGGCGGCCCGCCCCTGGTCGGTCTGCTGGGTGACGTGTTCTCGGTGCTCACCGCGCTGCTGGCCGTCGTGGTCGCGATGGTGGTGGCGGTGCTGGTGGCGCCGGCGACGAAACCCCCGGCTACGGCTTCAGAATGA
- a CDS encoding sugar transferase has product MSVSEASGAGLSIDQLFDRKPSTTPPVPRAESDPPAFPGPFADPAEATFEELLVPSVRIGHRITRRLERPRVLMSRYSRYARWCDLAVGALAAALAVRVRFNTVPDAYLVLPLLLPLTWVTLAWLYRTYEHRYIGAGPDEYRRIARAGLILFACVAAAAYCLNGNFPRTIALMSVPCAVLGSMACRCVLRIGLRQARSTGKGLHRTIVVGRSNAAIALIEQLHQTENSLHHAIVPVGVCLPAGEVVLSHVHDVPVLGTPGDVLQAVHLADADAVAVVSQPDLSGHALRRLSWALEERGVELLVSPGIVEVAGPRLSIRPLAGMSLLHLERPVLKGTRRALKVAFDYSATLVLLTLLGPLMLTLALVVRVTSRGPALFRQTRVGTDGREFTVYKFRSMVVDAEARLSALTEVDEGNGVLFKIRNDPRITRIGRVLRKYSLDELPQLLNVLRGNMSLVGPRPPLPTEVAGYSPTEIRRLRVRPGMTGLWQVSGRSDLTWEESLRLDLRYVDNWSLALDLSILWRTVRAVTQGSGAY; this is encoded by the coding sequence ATGTCCGTTTCAGAGGCTTCTGGAGCAGGTCTGTCCATCGACCAGCTGTTCGACCGAAAACCGTCGACCACGCCACCCGTCCCCCGGGCGGAATCGGATCCCCCCGCTTTTCCCGGTCCGTTCGCGGACCCGGCCGAGGCGACGTTCGAGGAACTGCTCGTACCGTCCGTCCGCATCGGCCACCGCATCACCCGGCGCCTGGAGCGACCCAGGGTGCTGATGTCCCGTTACAGCCGGTATGCACGCTGGTGCGACCTGGCCGTCGGTGCACTCGCCGCCGCGCTGGCCGTGCGGGTGCGGTTCAACACCGTGCCGGACGCCTACCTGGTGCTGCCGCTCCTGCTGCCGCTGACCTGGGTCACGCTCGCCTGGCTCTACCGCACCTACGAGCACCGTTACATCGGGGCCGGGCCGGACGAGTACCGCCGCATCGCGCGCGCCGGGCTGATCCTCTTCGCCTGCGTCGCGGCCGCGGCCTACTGCCTGAACGGCAACTTCCCCCGCACCATCGCCCTGATGTCCGTGCCGTGCGCGGTGCTGGGCAGCATGGCCTGCCGCTGCGTGCTGCGGATCGGGCTGCGCCAGGCCCGTTCCACCGGCAAAGGACTGCACCGCACGATCGTGGTGGGCCGCAGCAACGCCGCGATCGCCCTGATCGAGCAGCTGCACCAGACCGAGAACTCCCTGCACCACGCCATCGTCCCGGTCGGCGTGTGCCTGCCCGCGGGCGAGGTCGTGCTCTCGCACGTGCACGACGTCCCGGTGCTGGGCACCCCGGGCGATGTGCTGCAGGCCGTGCACCTGGCCGACGCCGACGCGGTGGCCGTGGTCTCCCAGCCCGACCTGTCCGGGCACGCCTTGCGCCGCCTGTCCTGGGCCCTGGAGGAACGCGGCGTCGAGTTGCTGGTCTCCCCCGGCATCGTCGAGGTGGCCGGGCCCCGGCTGTCGATCCGGCCGCTGGCCGGGATGTCGCTGCTGCACCTGGAACGCCCGGTGCTGAAGGGCACCCGCCGCGCGCTGAAGGTGGCCTTCGACTACAGCGCCACCCTGGTGCTGCTGACACTGCTCGGTCCCCTGATGCTGACCCTGGCCCTGGTGGTGCGCGTGACCAGCCGGGGCCCGGCGCTGTTCCGTCAGACCCGGGTGGGCACCGACGGCCGCGAGTTCACCGTGTACAAGTTCCGCTCGATGGTGGTGGACGCCGAGGCCCGGCTGTCCGCCCTGACCGAGGTGGACGAGGGCAACGGTGTGCTGTTCAAGATCCGCAACGATCCCCGGATCACGCGGATCGGGCGGGTACTGCGCAAGTACTCGCTCGACGAGCTGCCACAACTGCTGAACGTGCTGCGCGGCAACATGTCCCTGGTCGGTCCGCGTCCCCCGCTGCCCACCGAGGTGGCCGGCTACTCCCCCACCGAGATCCGCCGGCTGCGGGTCCGCCCGGGGATGACCGGTCTCTGGCAGGTCTCCGGCCGGTCGGACCTGACCTGGGAGGAGTCGCTGCGGCTCGACCTGCGCTACGTCGACAACTGGTCGCTGGCGCTCGATCTGTCCATTCTGTGGCGCACCGTCCGCGCCGTCACCCAGGGCTCGGGAGCCTACTGA
- the dhaK gene encoding dihydroxyacetone kinase subunit DhaK, which produces MKKLINAPEDVVVESLRGMAAAHPGLRVDLAHRIVYRADAPVPGKVALVSGGGSGHEPLHSGFVGLGMLDAAIAGEVFTSPVPGQVVEATKNVDSGAGVVHIVKNYTGDVMNFEMAAEIAAQETGIEVVAVITDDDVAVQDSLYTAGRRGVGVTVLAEKLAGAAAEAGRPLQQVADVVRRVNANGRSIGMALTSGTVPAAGRPTFDLPEGEMEIGVGIHGEPGRRRVPLAPAGQIAGQLLDPILDDLDFTDGDGVIAFVNGLGATPLIELYLMYGEVAARLEKAGVRVVRSLVGPYITSLDMAGCSVTLLKVDDDLVRLWDAPVNTPGLRWGV; this is translated from the coding sequence ATGAAGAAGCTCATCAACGCACCCGAGGACGTGGTCGTCGAGTCCCTGCGGGGTATGGCCGCCGCCCATCCGGGCCTACGGGTCGACCTGGCCCACCGGATCGTCTACCGGGCCGACGCGCCGGTACCCGGCAAGGTCGCCCTGGTCTCCGGCGGTGGTTCCGGACACGAGCCCCTGCACAGCGGTTTCGTCGGTCTGGGCATGCTCGACGCGGCGATCGCCGGTGAGGTGTTCACCTCGCCCGTACCCGGTCAGGTGGTCGAGGCGACGAAGAACGTGGACTCCGGCGCCGGGGTCGTGCACATCGTGAAGAACTACACCGGCGACGTGATGAACTTCGAGATGGCGGCCGAGATCGCCGCGCAGGAGACCGGGATCGAGGTGGTCGCGGTGATCACCGACGACGACGTCGCCGTGCAGGACTCGCTGTACACCGCGGGCCGTCGCGGCGTCGGGGTGACCGTGCTGGCCGAGAAGCTCGCCGGGGCCGCCGCCGAGGCCGGGCGCCCGCTGCAGCAGGTCGCCGACGTGGTGCGCCGCGTCAACGCGAACGGCCGCAGCATTGGCATGGCCCTGACCTCGGGCACGGTTCCCGCTGCCGGCCGGCCGACGTTCGACCTGCCCGAGGGCGAGATGGAGATCGGCGTCGGTATCCACGGCGAGCCCGGCCGTCGCCGTGTGCCCCTGGCCCCGGCCGGCCAGATCGCCGGACAGCTGCTCGACCCGATTCTCGACGACCTCGACTTCACCGATGGTGACGGTGTCATCGCCTTCGTCAACGGCCTGGGCGCCACCCCGCTGATCGAGCTCTACCTGATGTACGGCGAGGTCGCGGCCCGGCTGGAGAAGGCCGGGGTACGGGTGGTGCGCTCGCTGGTCGGGCCGTACATCACCAGCCTGGACATGGCCGGCTGTTCGGTGACGCTGCTCAAGGTGGACGATGATCTGGTTCGGCTATGGGATGCCCCGGTCAACACACCGGGACTGCGCTGGGGAGTCTGA
- the ptsP gene encoding phosphoenolpyruvate--protein phosphotransferase, which translates to MDATVGIVVVSHSRPLARAAVALAGQMTPGAPVRVAVAAGLDEETLGTDAVAIGEAVTSVDGAAGVLVLMDLGSAVLSAELALELLDEETRRRVLLCPAPLVEGLVAAVVTAAGGAGLGEVATEARNGLAGKQSQLSEQSEQSEPYERSGTTPELSGPAIGQAPAESARFVITPAHGLHARPAARLVTRLREIEAQVEIRNATTGSVWVPALSLTRVTTLGVLAGHEVQVRATGAEALIALERIAALAASNFGEPTGPVDDLVSRQKPSASASAASPGIAIGPVHRATHAPRLDDPGPADVHHRTPELEKRALATAREAVRRHITGLEGLLARDEAEIFETHLALLDDPDLLGRTHARIGDGEPAARAWAATARETAGRFDGLADPYLAARAADVRAVGEQVLAQLLPPIDPVEETLSGPGILVVEDLTAAQAATLDGNVTRGVVMAAGSPSGHAAILIRARGIPAVAGAGAFVHQLPDGTVVALDGTTGELVIDPSDNAQQDFRARAETARRNGEVALRQTHSPAVTRDGVRIAVGANASTPAEATAARARGADLIGLVRTEFLFLSRDTPPDVDEQEAAYLDLADAFGGERITLRTLDVGGDKPLGYLPMPVEANPFLGVRGLRLGLRRPAILTEQLRAIVRVARQTPVGVMFPMVSTLDELRSARRLLDEVVGARAPVGLRVGIMVEVPAAALKAASLAPYVDFLSIGTNDLTQYTLAAERGNDDVATLGDPFDPAVLKLIRATCDGAAGRAEVAVCGEFAADVRAVPLLAGLGVTELSVTPRSVPDIKQAIRTTDLGESRELASEALEQPSAEAVREVLRRRLAPGPRQK; encoded by the coding sequence ATGGACGCAACGGTCGGCATCGTCGTCGTCTCGCACAGCCGTCCGCTGGCCCGGGCCGCGGTGGCGCTGGCCGGGCAGATGACGCCCGGTGCACCGGTGCGGGTGGCCGTGGCCGCGGGGCTGGACGAGGAGACGCTGGGCACCGATGCCGTCGCGATCGGCGAAGCGGTCACCTCGGTCGACGGCGCGGCGGGCGTGCTCGTGCTCATGGACCTGGGCAGCGCGGTGCTCTCGGCCGAGCTGGCCCTGGAACTCCTGGACGAGGAAACGCGGCGGCGCGTGCTGCTCTGCCCGGCTCCCCTGGTCGAGGGACTGGTGGCGGCGGTGGTCACGGCAGCCGGCGGCGCCGGGCTCGGTGAGGTGGCCACGGAGGCCCGGAACGGCCTGGCGGGCAAGCAGTCCCAACTGTCCGAGCAGTCCGAGCAGTCCGAGCCGTACGAGCGGTCCGGCACCACGCCGGAACTCTCTGGTCCGGCCATCGGGCAGGCACCGGCCGAGTCGGCCCGGTTCGTCATCACCCCGGCCCACGGCCTGCACGCCCGCCCGGCCGCACGACTGGTGACCCGGTTGCGCGAGATCGAGGCCCAGGTCGAGATCCGCAACGCCACCACCGGTTCGGTCTGGGTGCCGGCCCTGAGCCTGACCCGGGTCACCACGCTCGGGGTGCTGGCCGGGCACGAGGTCCAGGTGCGGGCCACCGGGGCCGAAGCCCTCATCGCCCTGGAGCGCATCGCAGCGCTGGCGGCGAGCAATTTCGGCGAGCCCACCGGGCCGGTGGACGATCTCGTCAGCCGCCAGAAGCCCTCGGCCTCCGCCTCGGCGGCCTCCCCCGGTATCGCGATCGGCCCCGTCCACCGGGCCACCCACGCACCCCGACTCGACGACCCAGGGCCGGCAGACGTCCACCATCGAACACCCGAACTCGAGAAGCGCGCCCTGGCGACCGCCCGGGAGGCCGTGCGCCGCCATATCACCGGCCTGGAAGGTCTTCTTGCCCGAGACGAGGCGGAGATCTTCGAGACCCACCTGGCCCTGCTCGACGATCCGGACCTGCTCGGCCGCACGCACGCACGGATCGGCGACGGCGAGCCGGCGGCCCGCGCCTGGGCCGCGACGGCCCGCGAGACCGCCGGCCGGTTCGATGGTCTCGCCGACCCATACCTGGCCGCCCGGGCCGCCGACGTGCGCGCGGTGGGCGAACAGGTGCTGGCCCAGCTACTTCCCCCGATTGACCCGGTTGAGGAAACCTTATCCGGGCCGGGCATTCTGGTTGTCGAAGACCTCACGGCGGCCCAGGCCGCCACCCTGGACGGCAATGTCACCCGGGGCGTGGTGATGGCGGCCGGCAGCCCGAGCGGACACGCGGCGATCCTGATCCGGGCCCGTGGCATCCCGGCCGTGGCCGGGGCCGGCGCCTTCGTCCACCAGCTGCCCGACGGCACGGTCGTCGCCCTCGACGGCACGACCGGCGAGCTGGTGATCGACCCCAGCGACAACGCCCAGCAGGATTTCCGCGCCCGAGCCGAAACTGCCCGCCGCAACGGTGAAGTGGCTCTGCGGCAGACCCATTCCCCGGCCGTCACCCGCGACGGCGTCCGCATCGCCGTCGGGGCCAACGCCTCCACCCCGGCGGAAGCCACCGCGGCCCGGGCCCGGGGCGCCGACCTGATCGGGCTGGTGCGCACCGAGTTCCTGTTCCTGAGCCGCGACACCCCACCCGACGTCGACGAGCAGGAAGCGGCCTATCTCGATCTGGCCGACGCGTTCGGCGGCGAGCGCATCACCCTGCGCACCCTGGACGTGGGGGGCGACAAACCGCTGGGCTACCTGCCGATGCCGGTGGAGGCCAACCCGTTCCTCGGCGTCCGAGGGCTGCGGCTGGGACTGCGCCGCCCGGCGATCCTGACCGAGCAACTGCGGGCGATCGTGCGGGTGGCCCGGCAGACGCCGGTCGGCGTGATGTTCCCGATGGTGAGCACCCTCGACGAACTAAGATCGGCCAGAAGGCTTTTGGACGAGGTGGTCGGGGCCCGGGCCCCGGTCGGACTACGCGTAGGGATCATGGTGGAGGTGCCGGCCGCGGCCCTCAAGGCGGCGTCGCTGGCCCCGTACGTCGATTTCCTCAGCATCGGCACGAACGACCTCACCCAGTACACGCTGGCCGCCGAGCGCGGCAACGACGATGTCGCGACCCTGGGCGACCCCTTCGACCCGGCCGTGCTGAAGCTGATCCGCGCCACCTGCGACGGTGCCGCCGGACGGGCCGAGGTGGCGGTGTGCGGGGAGTTCGCCGCCGACGTGCGGGCCGTCCCCCTTCTGGCCGGACTGGGGGTGACCGAGCTGAGCGTGACCCCGCGCTCGGTGCCGGACATCAAGCAGGCGATCAGGACGACCGATCTGGGCGAGTCCCGCGAACTGGCCTCGGAGGCACTGGAACAGCCCTCCGCGGAGGCGGTTCGTGAGGTGCTGCGCCGCCGGCTCGCGCCCGGTCCCCGCCAGAAGTAG
- a CDS encoding glycosyltransferase translates to MDSTFTPHELPVILPKAPVVPAQRSTTSLGSKHVLVVGINYAPEPTGIAPYTTGMADHLTTRARSVTVLTGMPHYPNWQLEPQYRFRLRTREIARQVGDAFDGLAGLGQHDGLLIRRLRHYVPARQSAVRRAGYELTFLMNCLSTPIGQRPDVVVAVTPALGGAVAGARVARRTGAKLIVVVQDLMAKAATQSGISGGGGRVSAATAAVERYALLRADLVAVVSDAFRPQLHAYGVPDDRIRLLPNWTHIHACGLSGPEARQALGWPQGVFTVVHTGNIGLKQDLGNLVEAARICAERDAGVRFVIIGDGSQRAAIRAQARGLSNLEFVDPLDGVKYPQSLAAADLLVVNERPGVGDMSLPSKLTSYLTAGRAVIAAVAPDGATAQELRRTNGAAHLIAPGDPAALADSVLTLRRRPTHCAEMGVLGRAYAQAHLGREAAAARLDAIVEECVAG, encoded by the coding sequence ATGGATTCAACCTTCACCCCGCACGAGCTTCCGGTCATCCTGCCCAAGGCGCCGGTGGTTCCCGCCCAGCGGAGTACCACCTCGCTGGGCTCGAAACACGTTCTCGTGGTGGGTATCAATTACGCCCCCGAACCGACCGGCATCGCCCCGTACACCACCGGCATGGCCGACCACCTGACCACGAGGGCCCGCAGCGTCACCGTGCTCACCGGCATGCCGCACTACCCGAACTGGCAGCTCGAACCGCAGTACCGCTTCCGCCTGCGCACCCGTGAGATCGCCCGCCAGGTCGGTGACGCGTTCGACGGGCTGGCCGGGCTCGGTCAGCACGACGGCCTGCTGATCCGACGCCTGCGGCACTACGTGCCCGCCCGCCAGAGTGCAGTCCGGCGAGCCGGTTACGAGCTCACCTTCCTGATGAACTGCCTGAGTACCCCGATCGGGCAACGACCGGACGTCGTGGTCGCCGTCACCCCCGCGCTCGGCGGGGCGGTGGCCGGCGCCCGGGTGGCCCGTCGCACCGGCGCCAAGCTGATCGTCGTGGTGCAGGACCTGATGGCGAAAGCCGCCACGCAGAGCGGCATCTCCGGAGGCGGTGGACGGGTCAGCGCCGCCACCGCAGCGGTCGAACGGTACGCGCTGCTTCGGGCCGACCTGGTCGCCGTGGTGAGCGACGCCTTCCGCCCCCAGTTGCACGCCTACGGGGTACCGGACGATCGCATCCGCCTGCTGCCGAACTGGACGCACATTCACGCCTGCGGCCTGTCCGGACCGGAGGCCCGGCAGGCCCTCGGCTGGCCCCAGGGCGTCTTCACCGTCGTCCACACCGGGAACATCGGCCTGAAGCAGGATCTCGGGAACCTGGTGGAGGCCGCGCGGATCTGCGCCGAGCGCGACGCCGGCGTGCGCTTCGTCATCATCGGCGACGGCAGCCAGCGGGCCGCGATCCGCGCCCAGGCCCGGGGCCTGAGCAACCTGGAGTTCGTCGACCCGCTCGACGGCGTGAAGTACCCGCAGTCGCTGGCCGCCGCCGACCTGCTCGTGGTGAACGAACGGCCCGGTGTCGGCGACATGTCGCTGCCGAGCAAGCTCACCTCGTACCTGACCGCCGGGCGTGCCGTGATCGCGGCCGTCGCCCCCGACGGCGCCACCGCGCAGGAACTGCGCCGCACCAACGGCGCCGCCCACCTGATCGCCCCCGGCGACCCGGCCGCCCTGGCCGACAGCGTGCTCACGCTGCGCCGACGGCCCACCCACTGCGCCGAGATGGGCGTGCTGGGGCGCGCCTACGCACAGGCCCACCTGGGACGCGAGGCCGCCGCCGCGCGTCTGGACGCGATCGTCGAGGAGTGCGTCGCCGGATGA
- the dhaL gene encoding dihydroxyacetone kinase subunit DhaL, with translation MSEIVDVTTLRSWLIRFAGDVEEHAAQLTELDSAIGDADHGSNLTRGLKAVVSVLADDATPPSIGPMLKQSGMALVSSVGGASGPLYGTFFLRMATSAGECDAIGPDSLAAAFRAGLEGVLARGKAVAGDKTMLDALIPAVETLETALGEGRPFGEALRASADAAEAGRDATTPMLARKGRASYLGERSVGHQDPGATSTALLFRAAANTMIDGEDNQ, from the coding sequence TTGAGCGAGATCGTCGATGTCACCACACTGAGGTCCTGGCTGATCCGGTTCGCCGGTGACGTGGAGGAGCACGCGGCACAGCTGACCGAGCTGGACTCGGCCATCGGTGACGCCGACCACGGGTCCAACCTGACGCGAGGGCTGAAGGCCGTGGTGTCGGTGCTCGCCGATGACGCCACACCGCCCAGCATCGGGCCCATGCTCAAGCAGTCCGGGATGGCGCTGGTCAGCTCGGTCGGCGGGGCGAGCGGGCCGCTGTACGGCACGTTCTTCCTGCGGATGGCCACCTCGGCCGGGGAGTGCGACGCCATCGGCCCGGACTCGCTGGCCGCTGCGTTCCGTGCCGGGCTGGAGGGGGTGCTGGCCCGGGGCAAGGCCGTGGCCGGCGACAAGACGATGCTCGACGCGCTGATCCCGGCCGTCGAGACGCTGGAGACCGCTCTGGGTGAGGGCCGGCCGTTCGGCGAGGCCCTGCGGGCCAGCGCCGACGCCGCCGAGGCGGGGCGCGACGCGACCACGCCGATGCTCGCCCGCAAGGGCCGCGCCAGTTACCTGGGCGAGCGCAGCGTGGGGCACCAGGACCCGGGCGCCACCAGCACGGCCCTGCTGTTCCGGGCCGCCGCGAACACGATGATCGACGGTGAGGACAACCAGTAG
- a CDS encoding DUF3349 domain-containing protein, whose product MPDEISIVNRVVSWLRAGYPSGVPQQDYVALLGLLRRKLTETEVHQIAADLSMQAELGVEITSGDVERMIGDATLDTASAQDIARVSGRLAAGGWPLADFEV is encoded by the coding sequence GTGCCCGATGAGATCTCCATCGTCAACCGCGTCGTCTCCTGGCTGCGAGCCGGATATCCCAGCGGCGTGCCGCAGCAGGACTACGTGGCGCTGCTCGGCCTGCTGCGCCGCAAACTCACCGAGACCGAGGTCCACCAGATCGCCGCCGATCTGTCCATGCAGGCCGAACTCGGCGTCGAGATCACCAGTGGCGATGTCGAACGCATGATCGGTGACGCCACCCTCGACACCGCCTCCGCGCAGGACATCGCCCGGGTCTCCGGCCGGCTGGCGGCCGGTGGCTGGCCCCTGGCCGACTTCGAGGTCTGA
- a CDS encoding putative colanic acid biosynthesis acetyltransferase, whose translation MSETDPIQQLPQIQTIRSVPSPGHRRVPALDILLTPHDRALRPGRDLAAFTGAGYDKGRSKLWQAAWFATMNLVFSKWWLPARFRPPILRAFGATVGERVLIRHRVRVLWPWKLTIGDDCWIGEGSWLLNLEPISLGDDVCISQEAMLCTGSHRHGDPAFEFDNAAITIGRGAWVAARATVLRGATVEPGEVVPAHAVRGRRS comes from the coding sequence ATGAGCGAGACCGACCCGATCCAGCAGCTACCGCAGATCCAGACCATCCGGTCGGTGCCCAGCCCGGGGCACCGGCGCGTGCCCGCCCTCGACATCCTGCTGACGCCGCACGACCGCGCCCTCCGGCCCGGGCGCGACCTGGCCGCCTTCACCGGCGCCGGTTACGACAAGGGCCGCTCGAAGCTCTGGCAGGCCGCCTGGTTCGCCACGATGAATCTGGTGTTCTCGAAGTGGTGGCTACCGGCCCGGTTCCGGCCGCCGATCCTGCGGGCGTTCGGCGCGACCGTGGGCGAACGGGTCCTGATCCGCCACCGGGTGCGGGTGCTGTGGCCGTGGAAGCTGACCATCGGTGACGACTGCTGGATCGGTGAGGGTTCCTGGCTGCTGAACCTCGAGCCGATCAGCCTCGGCGACGACGTGTGCATCAGCCAGGAAGCCATGCTCTGCACCGGAAGTCATCGCCACGGCGACCCGGCGTTCGAGTTCGACAACGCCGCGATCACGATCGGACGAGGTGCCTGGGTGGCCGCACGGGCGACAGTTCTGCGCGGCGCGACGGTGGAACCGGGAGAGGTCGTTCCGGCCCACGCCGTCCGCGGCCGCCGTTCCTGA
- a CDS encoding MFS transporter: MPSRFAQASPRHVFRALGVRNFRLFAGGQVLSVTGTWMMIVAQDWLVLGMTDRPGPVLGLVTALQFVPLALFMLYGGRLADRHDKRLLLIGANSVSAVLGLVMAGLVLSGQITIWQICVFAFAVGTVNALEVPTRMSFVSELVGPALLPNASALSSAYFNIARVAGAALAGVLIAGVGEGWVLVLNALSYAFSVAGLARIRVGELHRSSVRPRDGIRAGLRYVAGRRDLLSPIALVAVIGLFALNFQLTLPLLAKTVFSADAGEFGLLSAALAVGSLVSAFVTTARTSRPPARLVCLSAVALGVAELAAGLAPTFGSAMMLLAVVGFTSMYFAQAANHRIQLGSDPQYRGRVLALYSLILQGTTPLGALVIGWVSEGHGARWGLYLGGVAALVAGVVGLVHERTQRYRVDDVPDPGGSSTLDLPEPEENRRELAPPMRRMP, translated from the coding sequence GTGCCGAGCCGATTCGCCCAGGCCTCACCCCGTCACGTCTTCCGCGCCCTGGGAGTGCGCAACTTCCGGCTCTTCGCCGGTGGGCAGGTGCTGTCGGTCACCGGCACCTGGATGATGATCGTGGCCCAGGACTGGCTGGTGCTCGGGATGACCGACCGCCCGGGCCCGGTGCTGGGCCTGGTCACCGCACTGCAGTTCGTGCCGCTGGCCCTGTTCATGCTGTACGGCGGGCGTCTGGCCGACCGGCACGACAAGCGGCTGCTGCTCATCGGGGCGAACAGCGTCTCGGCCGTGCTGGGACTGGTGATGGCCGGGCTGGTGCTGAGCGGGCAGATCACGATCTGGCAGATCTGTGTCTTCGCGTTCGCGGTGGGTACGGTCAACGCCCTCGAGGTGCCCACCCGGATGTCGTTCGTCAGCGAACTGGTGGGGCCCGCCCTGCTGCCCAACGCGTCCGCCCTCAGTTCCGCCTACTTCAACATCGCCCGGGTGGCGGGCGCCGCGCTGGCCGGGGTGCTCATCGCCGGGGTCGGTGAGGGATGGGTGCTCGTGCTGAACGCGCTGAGCTACGCCTTCAGCGTGGCCGGGCTGGCCCGGATCCGGGTGGGTGAGCTGCACCGCTCGTCCGTGCGCCCGCGGGACGGGATCAGGGCCGGGCTGCGCTATGTGGCCGGTCGTCGTGACCTGCTCTCCCCGATCGCCCTGGTCGCCGTGATCGGCCTGTTCGCGCTCAATTTCCAGCTCACCCTGCCGCTGCTGGCGAAAACCGTGTTCAGCGCCGACGCCGGCGAGTTCGGCCTGCTGTCAGCAGCTCTCGCGGTCGGCTCGCTGGTGTCGGCCTTCGTCACCACCGCCCGCACCAGCCGGCCCCCGGCCCGGCTGGTCTGCCTCAGCGCCGTGGCTCTCGGGGTGGCCGAGCTGGCCGCCGGTCTGGCGCCCACGTTCGGCAGCGCGATGATGCTGCTGGCGGTCGTGGGCTTCACCTCCATGTACTTCGCCCAGGCCGCCAACCACCGCATCCAGCTGGGCAGCGACCCGCAGTACCGCGGCCGGGTGCTGGCGCTGTACTCGCTGATCCTGCAGGGCACCACACCGCTCGGTGCGCTGGTGATCGGCTGGGTCAGCGAGGGTCACGGCGCCCGCTGGGGCCTCTACCTCGGCGGGGTCGCCGCGCTGGTGGCGGGGGTGGTGGGGCTGGTCCACGAACGCACGCAGCGATACCGGGTGGACGACGTGCCCGACCCGGGTGGGTCGTCCACCCTTGATCTCCCGGAACCGGAGGAGAACCGGCGCGAACTGGCCCCTCCGATGCGCCGGATGCCCTGA